A DNA window from Centropristis striata isolate RG_2023a ecotype Rhode Island chromosome 10, C.striata_1.0, whole genome shotgun sequence contains the following coding sequences:
- the cln5 gene encoding ceroid-lipofuscinosis neuronal protein 5, which translates to MTHREAAVCLNLLLFLHVGAQLWRSHGKQQWPVPYRRFDSRPAADSYCEALYPFCPTGDRDGRIPYMRDSDVISVYRLQTPVWEFKYGDLMGKFHIMHDAIGFSSSETGANYTMEWYELFQLGNCTFPHLRPEVYAPFWCNQGAACFFEGIDDLHWSQNGTLEKIGELTGNQFNDMAHWVQDDNETGIYYETWTVLSDPGPNATVWFESYDCSQFVHRTYRKLTELGAKLSSRSQTNYTKIYLYSGEPTFLGNDSDIFGQPALKNLAADILKFYHTFRPHQSFVDAFISLLEAYKEVVLDKSFYLYYNFEYWHLPMKPPYVQITYEEVPLP; encoded by the exons ATGACTCACAGGGaggctgctgtgtgtttaaaCCTGCTCCTGTTTCTTCATGTTGGTGCTCAGCTGTGGAGGAGTCATGGAAAGCAGCAGTGGCCCGTCCCCTACAG ACGGTTTGATAGTCGTCCTGCAGCAGACTCTTACTGTGAAGCTCTCTACCCGTTCTGTCCCACTGGAGACAGAGATGGACGCATTCCCTACATGAGAGACAGCGACGTCATCTCCGTTTACCGACTGCAAACACCCGTGTGGGAATTCAAGTATGGAGATTTGATGGGGAAATTT CACATCATGCACGATGCCATCGGCTTCAGCAGTTCAGAAACAGGGGCCAACTACACCATGGAGTGGTACGAGCTGTTTCAGCTGGGTAACTGCACCTTCCCTCACCTCAGACCTGAAGTCTACGCACCTTTCTGGTGCAACCAGGGAGCTGCCTGCTTCTTCGAAGGCATCGATGACTTACACTGGTCACAAAACGGCACCTTGGAGAAAATAGGAGAACTTACAG GGAACCAGTTCAATGACATGGCCCATTGGGTCCAGGACGACAACGAGACGGGGATCTACTACGAAACCTGGACAGTTCTCTCCGACCCCGGGCCTAACGCCACGGTGTGGTTCGAGTCCTACGACTGCTCCCAGTTCGTCCACCGCACATACAGGAAACTGACTGAACTGGGAGCCAAACTCTCCAGCCGATCACAAACCAACTACACCAAGATCTATCTGTACAGCGGGGAGCCCACATTCCTCGGCAACGACAGCGACATCTTCGGACAGCCCGCTCTGAAGAACCTGGCAGCGGACATCCTTAAATTTTACCACACATTCAGACCGCACCAATCATTTGTAGACGCTTTCATCAGCCTGCTGGAGGCTTATAAAGAGGTGGTGCTGGACAAGAGCTTCTACCTCTACTACAACTTTGAGTACTGGCATCTGCCAATGAAGCCTCCCTATGTGCAGATTACATATGAAGAGGTACCTTTGCCTTAA
- the zgc:162944 gene encoding glutamine amidotransferase-like class 1 domain-containing protein 3, mitochondrial: protein MLTLLHHCGRNILTFSTIQAVNKSYYSSQMAKRVAVVLAGCGVYDGSEIHEASAVLVHLSRGGATVNMFAPNIDQMHVVNHLKGEPSEEKRNVLVESARLARGNILDLSKLSVKDHDAVIFPGGFGAAKNLCTWAVQGKDCSVNDEVKAALQAFHGEGKPIGLCCISPVLAAKVFPGCEVTVGIENDDKYPDTAGTAAAINQLGCKHVSKSVSESHVDEKNKLVTTSAFMCNAPIHEIFDGIGSMVKDVLKLA from the exons ATGCTCACCCTGCTGCACCACTGTGGTCGTAACATACTGACTTTCAGCACAATTCAGGCAGTAAATAAAAGTTACTACAGCTCACAGATGGCTAAGCGCGTGGCCGTGGTGCTGGCGGGCTGCGGAGTTTATGACGGCAGTGAGATCCACGAGGCCTCCGCTGTCCTGGTCCACCTGAGCAGAGGAGGTGCGACT GTAAACATGTTCGCCCCCAACATTGACCAGATGCACGTGGTGAATCACCTGAAAGGCGAACCATCTGAGGAGAAAAGAAACGTGTTGGTGGAGAGCGCAAGACTGGCCCGTGGAAACATCCTGGACCTGTCCAAGCTCAGTGTCAAAGACCACGACGCTGTTATATTCCCAG GTGGTTTTGGGGCAGCAAAGAACCTGTGCACATGGGCCGTGCAGGGGAAGGACTGCTCCGTTAATGACGAGGTGAAGGCTGCGCTGCAGGCGTTCCACGGGGAGGGGAAACCCATCGGCCTCTGCTGCATCTCACCTGTCCTGGCTGCCAAGGTGTTCCCCGGCTGTGAGGTCACCGTCGGCATCGAGAATGATGACAA GTATCCCGACACTGCCGGCACCGCAGCCGCCATCAACCAGTTGGGCTGTAAGCACGTGAGTAAGAGCGTCAGCGAGAGCCACGTGGACGAGAAAAACAAGCTGGTCACCACCTCCGCTTTCATGTGCAACGCTCCAATACACGAGATATTTGATGGGATTGGATCGATGGTGAAGGATGTGTTGAAACTTGCTTGA
- the acod1 gene encoding cis-aconitate decarboxylase has product MLRKGITESFGAAIHAFNSAQLTDGVISRSKRMMLDSLGVGLLGTRTDVFNKALTYSQLFTSVERSSVWGKSRITLPPHYAAFVNGIAVHSMDFDDTWHPATHPSGAVLPALLALAETLPRQPSGLDLLLAFNVGIEVQGRLLRFSREAYNIPERFHPPSVVGVMGSAAASAKLLGLSPAQCSHALAIAASSAGAPLANAATQTKPLHIGNAARRGLEAAQLAQMGLTGNPSILDLNRGFGVYYKDYSPSAMAVSASRHFKWILEEQDVAFKRIPAHLGMHWAVDAALAARAKLESTVRHFDVSQIRQVTLRVPPSKYVDCPLPATEHQARHSFQFNACSALLDNKVTVSSFSEAQINRPALKELLSNVKVETPNDNQPNFDKMYCEVEIETHQGQSVAARCDTFYGHWRKPLSQEDLVEKFSVNASSVLCTEGVEGVIDVIGNIEEVRECSVLGSYLSMTSSQHQQLYSTGTV; this is encoded by the exons ATGCTGCGCAAG GGTATTACAGAGAGCTTTGGAGCTGCTATCCATGCCTTCAACAGCGCCCAGCTGACAGATGGTGTGATTAGCAGGAGCAAAAGGATGATGCTGGACTCTCTGGGCGTTGGTCTGTTAGGAACCAGGACAGATGTCTTTAATAAGGCTCTCACATACAGCCAG TTGTTTACGTCTGTCGAGAGGAGCAGTGTTTGGGGTAAATCGAGGATAACTCTTCCTCCTCATTACGCTGCCTTTGTCAACGGCATTGCG GTTCACTCCATGGACTTTGACGACACTTGGCACCCTGCTACTCATCCGTCAGGAGCTGTGCTTCCTGCCCTGCTGGCCCTAGCAGAGACACTGCCCAGGCAGCCTTCTGGTCTGGATCTGCTGCTGGCCTTCAATGTTGGTATCGAGGTACAGGGCAGACTCTTGAGGTTCTCCAGAGAAGCCTACAACATCCCTGAGAG aTTCCACCCTCCCAGTGTTGTTGGAGTGATGGGCAGCGCTGCGGCCTCAGCTAAGCTCCTGGGTCTGTCCCCTGCACAGTGTAGCCATGCTCTTGCTATCGCAGCCTCCTCTGCCGGGGCTCCCCTGGCCAACGCTGCCACACAAACGAAACCTCTCCATATTGGCAACGCTGCTCGAAGAGGCCTGGAGGCGGCTCAGTTGGCCCAGATGGGACTGACGGGGAATCCTTCCATTCTGGATTTGAACCGGGGGTTTGGCGTTTACTACAAGGACTACAGCCCCTCAGCAATGGCAGTTTCTGCCTCTCGCCACTTTAAATGGATTCTGGAAGAGCAGGACGTGGCCTTTAAGCGCATCCCTGCTCACCTGGGCATGCACTGGGCTGTGGATGCAGCGCTGGCAGCTAGAGCAAAGCTTGAAAGTACAGTCAGGCATTTTGACGTGAGCCAGATCAGGCAGGTCACACTACGAGTGCCTCCATCCAAGTATGTTGACTGCCCGTTACCTGCAACAGAGCACCAAGCCAGGCACTCATTCCAGTTCAAcgcctgctctgctctgctggaTAACAAAGTGACAGTGTCTTCCTTCAGTGAGGCTCAGATTAACCGCCCCGCTCTGAAGGAGCTCCTGTCCAACGTGAAAGTCGAGACCCCAAATGATAACCAACCCAATTTTGACAAGATGTACTGTGAAGTTGAAATAGAAACTCATCAGGGGCAGAGTGTTGCAGCCAGATGTGATACCTTTTATGGCCACTGGAGGAAGCCACTGAGTCAGGAGGACCTGGTGGAGAAGTTCAGCGTTAATGCTTCTTCAGTGTTGTGCACAGAGGGAGTGGAGGGTGTGATCGATGTGATAGGAAACATTGAGGAAGTGAGAGAGTGTTCGGTCTTGGGTTCATATCTGAGCATGACAAGCAGTCAGCACCAGCAGCTCTATAGCACAGGAACAGTGTGA
- the kctd12.1 gene encoding BTB/POZ domain-containing protein KCTD12.1 has product MALADTERGVSSCGDSGSPFSEIIELNVGGQVYVTRHKTLIAVPDSLLWNMFSKKSPKELARDSKGRFFLDRDGFLFRYILDYLRDLNLVLPDYFPEKSRLQREADFFQLRDLAKRLSPRVSKDNSISEEISQSDTEEGAQQCGSSSGMETLRAMSVSGAMRSPSLDSRKSGYITIGYRGSYTIGRDIQTDAKFRRVARITVCGKTSLAKEVFGDTLNESRDPDRPPERYTSRYYLKYNFLEQAFDKLTEVGFHMVACSSTGTCAYTSNDPNEDKIWTSYTEYVFCRD; this is encoded by the coding sequence ATGGCACTGGCCGACACAGAGCGCGGAGTGTCCAGCTGCGGGGACTCGGGTTCCCCGTTTTCAGAGATTATTGAGCTAAATGTCGGCGGACAGGTTTATGTCACCAGACACAAAACTCTCATCGCCGTGCCAGACTCGCTGCTGTGGAACATGTTCAGCAAGAAGTCACCCAAGGAGTTGGCGAGGGACAGCAAAGGGCGCTTCTTCTTGGACAGGGACGGGTTCCTGTTCCGCTACATCCTAGATTACCTCCGAGACCTGAATTTGGTCCTCCCGGACTACTTCCCGGAGAAAAGTCGACTGCAGAGGGAGGCTGACTTTTTCCAGCTGCGGGACCTCGCTAAGCGCCTAAGCCCCCGGGTGAGTAAGGACAATTCAATCAGCGAGGAGATCAGCCAGAGCGACACGGAGGAGGGTGCGCAGCAGTGCGGCTCCTCCAGCGGCATGGAGACTTTACGCGCCATGTCGGTCAGCGGGGCGATGCGCTCCCCGTCACTGGACTCCAGAAAGTCGGGCTATATCACGATAGGATACCGCGGCTCGTACACCATTGGCAGAGACATCCAAACCGACGCCAAATTCAGGAGAGTGGCGCGCATCACGGTGTGTGGGAAGACGTCTCTGGCCAAAGAAGTGTTTGGGGACACGCTGAATGAGAGCAGAGACCCGGACAGGCCTCCAGAGAGATACACATCCCGATACTATCTCAAGTATAATTTTCTGGAGCAGGCATTTGACAAGCTGACAGAGGTGGGCTTCCACATGGTGGCCTGCAGCTCCACAGGCACCTGCGCCTACACCAGCAATGATCCAAACGAGGACAAAATTTGGACAAGCTACACTGAATATGTCTTCTGCCGGGATTAA